tagtACCAGTTTTCTCAAGCAATGGAATGCTGTTTAACAACACAGACAACTTCAAATCCTGTCATAGATTCCTCATGCCAAACAGAAGAAGAGTGTATGTATATTTGTCAAAACCAGATTCTGCTTCTGTGATTTAGCTGGTTCCTTTTTATTAATTGAACACAGTAACACACTTTCATTTgtgaaataattcatttcatagcTGTAAAGTAACATTTGATGACTTAAACTATGCAGCAGGAATATTGTTCAATATTCTTGGTCTGTATTGAAGGTAAAAATTAGCAAGCTTATCAAACATTTCTGTAATGAAGTCAacatttttggttattttttccACAAATAAATCTTTTCTTGTGTACACAAcaaatattcagaaaaaaacACCTGTCACCATTAATTGTCCCTGAATTTGGAAATAATAATCATGATTCTTTTTCAATGTATATGAGTCTCCTAATATCTCAAGACAAAACTTTGGTAAGTTCACTATCTCTGCGATGAGTAAATCTCTAGCTGAAAACGGACATTTTATTTCCAATACCCCAGTCTGTCCTTCTATACAAACTTCACCATTAGGCGAGGCagcaagaaatgaaaatcttggATTTACTACTAATCCACAGTCATGAATATGTGCATTGTGAAATTTTTCCATATATTTCTGTTTAGCTATGTTTTCGTTACATTTGCCATAGGAAGTTGCTTCAGTAGtaaaatttttactttcaaatatgCTAGAAACAAAAGTGTCAGTGATATCTTTTTTCCTTTTACATATTCTTGCAAACTTGGAAGCAGTCACACGTTTCTTCCTCTCCTTATACCACAAAGCATTTCCAGATTGATCCACGGTTAATCTTTCTAACTTCTCAGCGTCATTTTGTGTCATGTTAAAAGCTTCATTGAGTTGTTGAAATTTAGAATTGATTAATGGCACATCAGTGTCTAGAGGAAATGTAGTATTTCCACAAGCCCCATGTACAATGGTCGGAAAAGATTTGTAGTTTTTCAACTGAAAATTTACAGATAATATAAGTATAATTAACATCTTTAATATGTACATAGGCTAATACATGGTACATGTAACtacaaaaattattgataaataaatatatacttaaCGGTACGCAAACTCTTGAAAGTAAgtaatgtatgtatgtatgcatGTAATTTTATCGGTATTGTTTCTGATcatataattgtatttattttgatgttaatTCCAGTACACTTATTAATGaactattttatttactatttcaGTATTTTCATCTATGGATGTGCTTTCATGGGTTGCACAAGTTCAAAAACTGGAGGAAGAAAATGACAGGTTGCGACAGGAAATCAGACAGAGAGGGAAAGTTTCTGTTGCTGCTTGCCAAACAGAGAGAGATACAATTTTCACTGCTGAAGAAGTTTCAAAGTCAAAGATCAAAAACTTGTTTGAATTTTACACTGGATTAAGTTATAGTAGATTTCTCATGCTTCTTGTGTTTCTctttccaagttgtgaaaatccaATCATTTATGAcgacaaaagaaaagaaacagatATTGACAAGTTTCCTTTGTCACAGCAGTTGTTTATGTACCTGTGCAGACTAAGAAATGCTTTAAATGTGAAAGATTTAGCATTCAGATTCAACATTAAGGTTCAAACGGTGTCAACAGTAATTAATGGGGTAgcgaagtacatgtatttgagaaTAGGTTCCTTAAGTTATTGGCCCCATCGAAATATAATCATAGGAATCATGCCATAATCTTACAAATATGATTTTCCAAACTGTTTAGATATTCTTGACTGTACCGAGCTAAAAACTGAAAAACCTTCATCATTGAAACAGCAAAGTCAGTGCTATTCAGACTACAAATCATCCAATGCATTAAAAGTTCTTGTTGTTTGTGACCCAAGAGGgtcaattttatttgtttcagaTTTATGTTCTGGAATTATTTCTGACAATGATATCATTGAACAATGTggtttttatgattatttaaaacatttgaaagaaATGAAGTTTATTGCTAATAATGATGCCTTAATGGCTGACAAAGGGTTTCTAATTGAAAAAGAGTTGGCACTTTTAGATTTGCAGTTGAATATTCCGCCCCTTGCATCTAGTGCTAGGCCATTTAGTGAAAGCGATGTAAACCTCACCAGAAAAATAGCTACTCATAGAATACACATTGAACGTGCCATCAATcaaataaagtgttttaaattattgaaaagaaaaattcctGTGAGCATGTTTAATTGTATTAATGCACATTGGTTTGTAGCTGCGATGTTGACAAATTTCCAAGATACTTTagtaaagttttgaaaatgaatgttcttgtttttatttcatatagtaCATGCATGCAAACATTTCTGTATCTTATACCTGATATGGAAGCATTGACCCCATCTGTACACCACCTAGTGTTGTCTCAATCAGCTGAACCTCCTCCTGAAGGAGGTAGGAAAGTGGTGTTTCCACAGCTGCGGAATCTGTCTTTAGCTTTTTCACCTCTATAGCACCAATATCTGGTAttcttaattaatttatatgcGGTGAGTTAATATATTCTAGTTTAGATTTATATTATTCAAACGTAACATGTCTCATGAAGAATTTATTATAAAACCTTACAATAATTTGTCAGTACCTCATCTTTGGCATAATGCTATGGATAGGCCTCTTTTTTCTTGGGGTCTGTTTAGGTTTAGAAAACACCATTGCAGAAAGTGGTTCTAGGCTGATTTTGGACCCCCGTGGTTTATGCCACTGCTTTGGCATACTAGTGCAGGCAAGTGCTGAAGGAACTTCAGTCATGCCAAGATTTTTGTAGTGAATTAAAGTGTATAGCATACCAATTGAATGGGAACAAGTACCGCTTACtctgaaaagaatatttttaaacacgTATGTGGAAAATGTTacgatggtttttttttaaaaataaacatcataATCTTTCGATATAAGTACATTCCCAGCTTTGCATGAGCAATGACTCTCGCTGATACTTGAAGTTGTGATCGTAATTGTCATGTTTATTTTGTGGGGAGCTTCACTTTTACGCATAGATCGAAAACATTTGGCGGCGATATCTATTGATTCATCACTGGACTTGTACAAATTTAATGCATGTGCATAACtattcatgaaataattataacCTCTTTCTTTCGCTCTCTTGGAAATTGATGTATTCTTGAAATAATCGAGAGAAATGTCTAAAGGGATTGATGTTAAGTTTATTTCGCCCGCCATGTTTACTTTAGAATGTCCGACCCGGAAGTGTCGCTATGACGTAACTAAGGTGGGCGGAGCTTATCGATGCAAAATGGATCGGTGTATTATCACCTTGAAGGACAAGTGTCTCCTTTAAAAACAACCCGTGACACGGGTCCCCCGTCTGACGCCTATAGCCATTTAAATGACCAAGTAGGTGTTAATTAGGTATAGCGCTTGGAGATACCCAGCGACTTCGAGGTATCGAGGGTAAGAAACTATAAATTATGAACAACGGGACTGCAGTTTGTCTTCGAGGGATCAATGGTTTCGACAGATCAAGAGTTTGAGAAATCAAGAGTAAATTTACTGagttatatagggaaaaaatcGCGTCCCTGGACTCACTTCGagcgatcaagaacttcgagcgATCGATATTCGAGCCATCAAGAGTTACCTGTAGTAAAGTTATTGAGTACCGAGCCTCTTTAACACATATCGATTGTTTGAAAGTtgcttaaattaaaaattgccgctttgttttgtattgttttgATGTATCATACCATTATCCTTGCAAATTgcataaagaagaaaaatatatttttttgagatatgaatgaatatatatttgatgGGGACTATGTAATATTCTTGATGAAGTTCAAATGAAATTGCGATGTCTTGCCTCTGCAGTATTTTCCCTCTTTTTCATACGTTTACTTGTATTTCTTTGGTTTAAATTCTGAGGTTATATAGTTGTATTTTTAGGTCACGcgagtaaactcaggtgacctattgctatccgtgtcgtccgtcgtcgtgcgttaacaaattaacatttttaacttcttaaaaactaccaggctgattgttaccatttttggttaGAGGCATTTCTATGGTAAGACAAatctaatttgtgaaattcatgactctACCACCTCCGGGGCGCCACAGGTGGAGccatatatacaaaaaaaagagcgattttttttttaaaatcttcttatctactcccacacatgtgaggaaaaaactggttgcatagttatACTGTCCACGAAGCCCTCTAACAATATTGCAAAATTCATGGCCCTTGGGTCAGGTTCTGGATTttgggtggggccaatatggccaaatagtacaaatcttcttctctactcccatatatatttgtgtaaaactaaatgcatgattatgatgtccatgaagctctctaccaatattgtgaaattcatgacccctgggtaaGAGGTTTAGACTTTCGGGTGAGGCCAATACAtccatatatttaaaatgtattgaatcttaaaaaatattcttctctactcccatacacatttgttaaaaactaaatgcagcattatgatgtccatgaggctctctaccaaaattgtaataTTCATGAcacctgggtcaggggttcagactGTAAGGTGGGGCTAATATGGCCATAAAGTAAAAATGGTACAAAATCTTAGAAAAATCTTTTCTACTCAcatatatatttgattaaaactaaatgcttggttataatgtccatgacgACCTCTActaatattgtgaaattcatgacccctgagtCAGGGGtttaggctctagggtggggccagtatggcaatattgtaaaaatgttttaaatcttaaataatCTTCTTTACATGATTTTgttgtccactaactcctctacctaaattgagaaattcatggcccctgggtcaggggttgagagggggggggggggcaatatagtgttaatgcatgtaatgttacaaaattttgctCTCTTTTCTCACatatctgtataaaaaactgacttataattatgtttaccaggaagtcctttactgaaattttaattcttaTGACCCCtagagtatgggttttgactctagggcaagGCCAAAATGAATGtttaggtgttaatgcatatcaTGTtctattcttatatttatatatattttggtcTTAAATAATTCAATACTTCAAATGTATGgtgtttttttcaatttttgtttttgtttcaatttaacAGTCTGAATAAGACACAAAAAGGGTGTATGTTTCCTTATTTAACCCGCGTTGTAGGTTGCAACGTAAATATTAGATATAGTATTGTTATTagataaagcattttaaaatcgTTTATCCTAATTTGACACTAAATATATTTGGGGGTAGTTCTATtaagaaatatttctctttttttattcaggacgtatctgcaaaagaaaaagtcaTGAGGAGGAGGGGTGTATACCACTTTTTCCAAAGAATGGCCAAAATCAAATCCCTATGGAAACGAAAAAGGAAGGTACTAGTATGCATTACGAAAGCCCAGATGGCTTATTATAGATTTCAGATTcgagattaaaaaaagagtttCAAGTACTTACTTTCTTATCAAATCATTAATATGAAAACtattttacagctaaacaaaCTAGAAATAAGGCTTAATTTACCtttttatgattttctttgggatcagtttaattacaatcgggatTGACtcgaattaatttttttcaaatttcttttaaattccaCTAGTTCGTTTCAATTACTTgtgaaaatatgattgaaaagCACTTGTTTAATATGAGTGACAACTGATTCATAGGTTTAAAAGTCAAAGGCAATTCACGATTTTCAttatgataaatgaaaaatgttttaacatatttctaaaaaaatgcaatgctacaCTTAGTTTTTTCTTACTTTGTAAGCATCTTAATATCTGAAGGTCACAGTGAActtttttcacttttataaatatacagtgctgctatcctgaaagttgacaaggataggataggataggatgcatgatacacgatacatgatagaaatataaaagttaagttctatcctatcctatcctatcctatcctgcatcctgaagccaatcagattcaagtataaatttcagagttattttgcgaaacgaaaattggcgtaacaatgtattttcaatgttaattttataagttttacaagctaaaccatttaagaataattattatatcaagaacgCGGTGCATAACATTGATGCGCGCTAAAAAGTGGgcgctacatctttgtcaattcgtaagcaagtacggagttactgcgagaattcgatgcaacatttgacaacgtcagaaataaatttctgtatttacttcatttaaagtctgcaaagtaataaaagcttgaatttataaacgaccaattcggcatcttaacgaggccgagtacagaacgagtacgcacgctttcgcgcagcgtttcatttgtattgtgacgtcatctttttgcttggttgacgccatggcgcgATAGTTTccactgcagatattcagcaaaatttgttgaaaatggctcgtttaatgcgtaaaattaatgttatattgtggaataaacataactgtctcgaagtataagctatattttggctcgggtcgaaaacgtgaagagggtttaGCAGGcctaaccctctgtcacgttttcttaacccgcctagatatagcttaattcatatatttcaagacagtaaccatgtaatttatattaatgacccttaatatgtgatgttatatatttttttattacttaaatatgtctgaatgctttaataatactaatatgttttacggtgcgaccgttggggcgagcgcagcatttgatcaaataatgaattatgataaatcaataaaaataaaagtatcaacgtaacgtaaatgaatttgaatgcaaaataaaatataaacatgcctattttttcttgtaaattttcataattcataatttataagattgtttagttatttaaatagaatttatctcagtttttacaatgttgttgaataataacgATTTTAACACaatgtttattgcagtttatttcctcttttcttgcagcagacatttttcttaaacttacatatacaAAATTGACTTATATCATATAGAGCCCCCccccgttttaaaaaaaaaattaatttacgtattaaaaaaaataattgctgatcatataagaaaatctgttttggacccccccccccccgggaggatgtaataaatgtgaaaataaagataccattgagcagttaaagagctaaatgcatactacgcactcaccattcctcacccggattagaatttcattttacttgtaaatattttttgaatgatgctgccgcgccccttttaaaaaacgtccctggaaattaattactgtaaatatatagttaatataataaatgtgagcattcatccaaatgagagcaagttacaactgtttcctattaaaaaaaaaaaaagatgtccccattctttagctttgcaagattttgagaagattttggtatttatattccAGCAGATTTACTTAGAGTATTTTCCctttattgtgacgtcaaagttgacgtcggtcaagtgtcatctgtctctttgaaaaacCCGGGGAAAAAACTaagtgaaatatactgttttgtttacttaaaaagcatgatattcatgaagttacacaatttatctgtttctcaaaagttttactttgattctcacgagaaggaatcaagtctagtgagatcgtccgacattgataaattgcattgtgggtcgaaatttactgactccgaaaaattctgtgggatcaatgtgcaagaaatccattgtgacgtcactcgaaggaacgacaactccgttagtcttatgtaatggaattattttatttacaatgcatgatgtacatagtcttttatcttgttctcgtgagagtgtgaaatgggaaaccatatttacagggaattactgggacgattaaaacaaggcattactggtccgatttactgacgccaaaaaaatccgttgaatgaatgtgcaactagtccgaattttccaTTCACACAAGCCTttccggtagagctcgcttcgcgccggcgctgcgcgccggcgagctgcgctcgctataaagatcaccttttccgcgtttggcaaataaaaaatagccattatctgacaaatctgagaaattgggcatacaaaaatcaactttgataagacccttggaacaaaccaggaggtaaaaggtttttttttatttgaccatttgatgccttttagcaataactttaatatgtagaacagaaaaagaaatccctagggcagaagtttaaaaaaaatgtgcaaaattgatacatttcaagcgaaatcccaaagggtcctatgttaaagattaacaaactttgagatgaccccctaaacaaacggtgtggtaaatgtcttattttttaatcttaaaataataatcagtagaaattcacgtaaaaaatttcgttaaaaaatcagGGCAGAACTAATTaaacccggcctcgttaaaagataaacatgtatacaagaaacagacattgcttcatgtttcatataattttttcgatgcccaataacagggacgcatatttctgtccgatattaacctgaacatatcgaattaataaatgttagctggctataaatgcttaagaatttatacatttaaaataattcagagtgatttaactataaacgatataaacttcctaaaggaattattcatttccagatcgtgtttacatttatcgccgaacgaatTGCTCGAGTAATGATAATTACGCTCAGTTATatgtgataaaaaataatttgataaaagtaTGTGACTGAAAAGTTCCTCAATAAGTGCATcgaagttatttatctgttttttatgcatcaatataatgaaatcaaaaatcgaatcgcttacctgtttgtttacgttattgtgtccatcccgcgtacgatttaattttatcgtagcacaggtaagtaagttatcccgctcgaaggatattcggttttaagatttaattattcatttttagtactacattaattgataaaatcatttaattcttaaatttcgtttcatttaacttgcattcctatattttgGAGGTATggtataggataggataggataggatatagcttatttgcaggataggatgcagaATACAGGATATTCGGTCTTCCCATAAGGTAGAGTTATCGTTActgaaagagttatcttcccCTCATAGCAGGTATGCAGTACTTTTGGTTATTAGAAGATGAGTAAGCGGTGCGGGAGTTTACATATACGACGACGGACGTTTACTTAATAATGACTTTTCTTACAGCAGAAacatttgataacattttaattaccaaacagaaaacatcaaaagttatctaaaaaattaaaatgaacgCAAAGAATGCGTTTCATTCCAATGTATAACGTGATGTACAAAGTTTTGCTTAATCGGCAACAATGCGAGGGAAAACATTTGAATTCTTATTTTTGGGACAATTACTCCTTCTGTTAGCTAACGGATGGATGGTGGTATAGTGGTTTCTCTGATAAAATGAACCCACCTGTTAAGCAGAAATGAATGATGTCATAAATATTAGAGAGGGCTGGAGTTGAAAAtcgactttttttttatatagaaatcaaatatagaaatataagtTCTTAACGAACTgtccctatttttttttcttctgaggACAACGCAAAAACAATCTAGGCCCAATGGAaagtatgcatatatataattctgatttaattcaaagatacatatatacaagacaccccccccccccagccaaCTTAACGGACTGGGGTTTTGGTAATTTGTGAaatgattaatttaatttattaattgtttttcatctAGATTTTTGGTCGGTCTGcttttcaacccccccccccgcccctcaGCCCCGAGCACTCTTTCAAAATATGATGTTCGCTCGTAGATCTAGCCTGTTGAGATGCATTCGTTCGAAATGCCAtgctttgatgaaaaaaaaatatgttttacatgCAGTGGGCACCGACGGTCATAAATTCAGGCAGCTGTACCTGTCATGCAGGatgtttaattaatgaaaatcatttgaatttcttAACAAAACAGATTCTTTGCATAAAATTGATACCGGTATTATAGGGTTAAGAAGAAAGACAACGTTAAAAATAGAGCTCAGTGCTTTGAAATATAGATTTCATCGAAATTAGAATCtgtctttggtttaaaataagaGATCCTTTTTCTTTTAAGTCTTTGATGGGACAGcttaaacacattttttgtagttttttaaaatttttagtacctttattagttttatcatttatctCAGTGCCCtttatataattgtattgtACTTTATTCACGTACCATATATAGCAAACACCATTTTAGGGAATAAacttttcatgaaaaattaagaatgtAATgaactgtatatataaatattaacgtGAATGTTGTCGATCAAAATCGGAACGcaactttaaatgaaaacatgattgCAAGCAGTGTATTCGAAAAATTGCGCAAAAGCTAGGTTGTAGATGTTTTTACCCGTTGTCTCTTAAATTCCCATGatgatgaaattgaaattagtcattaacactgtgccggataattatgccagtgccaaggtggcatttttgcacccgcttaagctgcatatatcgaaaaattcaaacatgccatatgatagaccattgctttaagagttaacaaccacctttgttatcagtgtatctcacctgtcaggtaagatatttacctttcaaaaataatttcctataggaaaataatatttcccataggaaaatcaatattcctataggtaatttaaaatttcctatcggaatacaagaacttcctataggaatttcaattccgataggatttgataaaatccgataggaaaacttaatgtcctataggaaaactacctgtctgaatcaaattcctacaggattTACCATTCTCCtttaggaaatataattcctacaggacttttagaaaatcctataggattgtcaatatttcctgtaggagagtcaattctcctatgggaattatcattttccgatgggatattaatttttaaaggtaaatatctcacctgtcaggtgaaacacactaaaaacaaaagtggttatatactctctagacaatggtatTTCATTTAgtatacatggatttttccgaaactgcatcttaagcgggtgcaaaaatgccaccttggcactggcataattatccggcacagtgttcaTTCATTAATCTAAGTGAAATCCATCAAGAGGAAGTATAGTAAGGTCCGCCAATGATCAATTTGCAGATACGTACGTACGTACGTATAATGCCAATCTTTGTACTTCGACATACTGATAGATTGAAATATTCTGTTTTGAGAGGTGGACAGACAAAGCCATCCATGTCTTTTGGATTGTTTTACATGTCCGTTTCTCTGTattatacagtgtacatgtatcagcagCGCTCTCTTGAAACCACGCACTTCACCGCCAGCAACTGCATTATTTATTGGTAGATGGCAGGCGCGTGGCatcaatggggggggggggggggggtcgggactaCCCGCCAAACTACTTGCAGcagatattttcataaatttacatatataaaaatttgaataaacgtgaagctgcccccccccccccaactttttcgGAGCaagtaaataaattgtgaatCTGTGATAAGAAGGTTATGGTGTTATGATTTATGTATGGTATGCGCACAGTAAAGTAGTACGCTACAACCCTCCCCCCTCCACCCAcacacacggattaggattttcacgATTTGAGAACTTgtaattttcttcttcttcttttttttactttttggtTTGTCGAGGTTTTTtatgagccccccccccccaatccacTTTCAAAAACCGTCATGGTATGTGCCCTGGATAGGGTACAATTAAACGCGCTCGTCAAATCTCcctactggttttttttttttttgtattttagtaTAACAGAATCCTTTGATTGCACAATCGTCTTTCTACATTGATAATTTACACCAATAACCGATTAAACTAGACAAAAAAACGTTTGTTTCAACCATTTGTTTATACTGGTTACATAGCGCTATACCTGCTCTAATGGAGAGATAGCTCGTGTTACGAACGATAACTCCAGGTTATGAAAATCCCGaataggataggatagttttgtcaacttttacgatagcagcactgtatacAGTTCATCTAAAAATGTTGATATCTTTAATACCTTGATGCCTAGGATAATAAGATTGATCAGTCGATGCA
This is a stretch of genomic DNA from Crassostrea angulata isolate pt1a10 chromosome 4, ASM2561291v2, whole genome shotgun sequence. It encodes these proteins:
- the LOC128180458 gene encoding uncharacterized protein LOC128180458, translating into MAGEINLTSIPLDISLDYFKNTSISKRAKERGYNYFMNSYAHALNLYKSSDESIDIAAKCFRSMRKSEAPHKINMTITITTSSISESHCSCKAGVSGTCSHSIGMLYTLIHYKNLGMTEVPSALACTSMPKQWHKPRGSKISLEPLSAMVFSKPKQTPRKKRPIHSIMPKMRIPDIGAIEVKKLKTDSAAVETPLSYLLQEEVQLIETTLGGVQMGSMLPYQV